From Gimesia panareensis, the proteins below share one genomic window:
- a CDS encoding RNA polymerase sigma factor, with amino-acid sequence MPIDEADQLLVSQIRQGDSDAWAELIARFEGRLLAFVDSRLRNRASSEDVVQETFMGFLISIPNYDANTPLESFLFAIASHKLTDLLRKQGRRPTIPLFPHENGERESYREPAGRTRVASSLARSKERKHKEEQVICDSLQTLIEGWIKNGEFERLQCIEQLFVSGKANKEAASALQISEQAVANHKHFVVGKLKDAIKTAQILDADLQGLGLN; translated from the coding sequence ATGCCGATCGACGAAGCAGACCAACTCCTGGTATCACAGATCAGACAGGGCGACTCGGATGCCTGGGCCGAACTGATTGCGCGATTTGAAGGACGGTTGCTGGCCTTTGTCGACAGCCGCCTGCGGAATCGCGCGAGCAGCGAAGACGTCGTTCAGGAAACCTTTATGGGATTCCTGATCAGCATCCCCAATTATGACGCCAACACTCCCCTGGAGTCCTTTCTGTTTGCCATCGCCTCGCATAAATTGACGGACCTGTTGCGCAAACAGGGACGACGGCCAACGATCCCCCTGTTTCCCCATGAAAACGGCGAGCGGGAAAGTTATCGTGAACCGGCGGGCCGGACCCGCGTCGCCTCCAGTCTGGCACGGAGTAAAGAACGCAAACACAAGGAAGAGCAGGTCATCTGTGACAGCCTGCAGACACTGATCGAGGGCTGGATCAAGAATGGCGAATTTGAACGGCTGCAGTGTATCGAACAGCTGTTCGTCTCAGGCAAAGCCAATAAAGAAGCCGCCTCAGCGCTGCAGATTTCCGAACAGGCGGTCGCCAATCACAAACACTTTGTCGTGGGCAAGCTGAAAGATGCCATTAAGACCGCCCAGATTCTGGATGCCGACCTGCAGGGGTTGGGCTTAAACTGA
- a CDS encoding serine/threonine protein kinase has translation MKFTFAPESKPLEGFTIKRAIDRGGFGEVYYALTDSGKEVALKLLQQNMDVELRGVTQCLNLKHPNLVTIFDVKTDRDGDHWVVMEYVSGQGLDKALQQYPNGMPMEQVRYWLSGISEGLSYLHSRGLVHRDLKPSNVFRDGEIIKVGDVGLSKFITHSRRSANTQSVGTVHYMAPEVARGRYGKEVDVYAAGILVYEMITGVVPFDGESTAEILMKHLSEKPDLSRLPAYLRAVVGRALEKDPQQRFSDIKQFKQEFERALFQRDSVTEIPGDSFEFEPENQGNVQTSSGTPSHANQSDKNWARILLFLPVVLLLGILALGLVAALVGVFAGAPLFLSGLLICAFCGGLLLTANSSRLLFSGLFAAIVKGPPPISDLWDKQPPQDVQAAARTYRAEALEETQIIRDREQQKAAEYRRRTQQRQQRKPHYARSLTPLTPRFVSRRLRTYDLCNSMVKAVVCTLVITAGIVCFTDGRIANGFWSGVDLAPLGLLIFGTLLASWSVLLVSKLTEGKSFDNSTRRIIWLGTGVLVGSMIYLLQTELLLTDLPDSRGMYLGLKPLFNVIGPYSLVLPDGQPSLISYVVFFGLLFCFRRWWWHADAFRPRKFKVSSVLLTVFVAYVISAIWAFPVVMGLTWAAIISSVVQLSASWIHPDQRIIEMKEAQA, from the coding sequence TCCTGCAGCAGAACATGGATGTGGAACTGCGGGGAGTCACCCAGTGCCTGAATCTGAAACACCCCAACCTGGTCACGATCTTCGACGTCAAAACCGACCGGGACGGCGATCACTGGGTCGTGATGGAATATGTTTCCGGACAGGGGCTGGACAAGGCGCTCCAGCAGTATCCCAACGGGATGCCGATGGAACAGGTTCGCTACTGGCTTTCCGGGATTTCGGAAGGCCTGTCGTATCTGCACAGCCGCGGTCTCGTACACCGTGATTTGAAACCGTCTAACGTCTTTCGGGATGGCGAGATCATCAAAGTCGGCGATGTGGGCCTGTCTAAATTTATTACACACAGCCGCCGCAGCGCGAATACCCAGAGCGTCGGCACGGTCCATTATATGGCCCCCGAAGTGGCACGGGGACGCTATGGCAAAGAAGTCGATGTCTACGCGGCTGGCATTCTGGTCTACGAGATGATCACCGGCGTGGTTCCCTTTGACGGAGAATCGACGGCGGAAATCCTGATGAAACATCTTTCGGAGAAACCGGATCTCAGTCGGCTGCCCGCCTACCTGCGCGCGGTCGTGGGACGGGCACTGGAGAAAGATCCACAGCAGCGATTTTCCGACATTAAGCAATTCAAACAGGAATTTGAACGTGCCCTGTTCCAGCGTGATTCTGTTACGGAAATCCCCGGAGATTCGTTTGAGTTCGAACCTGAGAACCAGGGAAACGTACAAACATCGAGTGGAACGCCGTCTCACGCAAATCAATCCGACAAAAACTGGGCACGCATCCTGCTATTCTTACCTGTAGTCCTGTTGCTGGGGATTCTGGCATTGGGACTGGTCGCGGCCCTGGTGGGGGTTTTCGCCGGTGCGCCGCTCTTCCTGTCGGGGCTTTTGATCTGTGCTTTTTGTGGCGGACTTCTGCTCACCGCGAACTCAAGTCGGCTGCTCTTCTCTGGATTGTTTGCCGCCATTGTGAAAGGTCCACCTCCCATCAGCGATCTCTGGGACAAACAACCTCCGCAGGATGTGCAGGCCGCAGCCAGAACATATCGCGCAGAAGCACTGGAAGAAACACAGATTATCCGCGATCGGGAACAACAGAAAGCAGCAGAATACCGACGCCGGACACAGCAACGGCAGCAGCGCAAACCCCATTATGCCAGATCATTGACACCACTCACCCCGCGTTTTGTCTCGCGGCGTCTACGGACCTACGATTTATGCAATTCGATGGTCAAAGCCGTTGTCTGTACTCTGGTCATTACTGCTGGCATCGTCTGCTTCACGGATGGCAGAATCGCCAATGGTTTCTGGAGTGGCGTGGATCTGGCACCACTGGGACTGTTGATCTTTGGTACGCTGCTCGCATCCTGGAGCGTGCTGCTGGTCTCAAAACTTACCGAGGGAAAATCCTTCGATAACAGTACCCGGCGGATCATCTGGCTGGGAACTGGCGTTTTGGTCGGCTCCATGATCTATCTGCTGCAGACCGAACTGTTGCTGACCGACCTGCCGGACTCCCGCGGAATGTACCTGGGCTTAAAACCTCTGTTCAACGTGATTGGACCTTACTCGCTGGTCCTGCCAGATGGGCAACCGAGCCTGATTTCGTATGTGGTTTTCTTTGGGCTGCTGTTCTGCTTCCGTCGCTGGTGGTGGCACGCTGATGCCTTTCGGCCGCGAAAATTCAAGGTCAGCTCTGTACTGCTGACGGTCTTTGTCGCTTACGTCATCTCAGCCATCTGGGCCTTTCCGGTCGTGATGGGACTGACCTGGGCCGCCATCATCTCCAGTGTCGTACAACTGTCCGCCTCCTGGATTCATCCCGATCAGCGCATCATTGAAATGAAGGAGGCACAAGCATGA